A single window of Nicotiana sylvestris chromosome 3, ASM39365v2, whole genome shotgun sequence DNA harbors:
- the LOC138887546 gene encoding uncharacterized protein — protein MLVICPHHGIPDLMLGQRFYMGLSDSVKNIVDASVGGAFLSKTWREGQSLLDKMAQNLGWTTRNAPITPVVHSVPLDPSNSMAENMATLLTQMSILTKKVEELGQKQQVHIVDTTNGNLCISCISHPIVNQWNAEHDHHHYLEYMNDVSNYGGHRQGGQNWGQQNQTYMPVQPQFNNGNMGGMRPPKNMALYPRPQGYNNQNQQQGYHPPQQHHGGRQEDGFARLEAMMQQVIRSNAKISERVDAHDSAIKNIEVHMGQISMSLNNRPHGTLPADTQINPKDQGPKQLMVVSLRNGKDLHVEQERARESRQTETLILVPIELDESTKLTEVTVQPAQEEHNIQIEIEKEAETAQEQVVEVATDKEQSQIIGKKRPPVIFPQRLAKHQKEEQYKKFLEMLKQIQVNIPLIDALKEKPGYAKMIKDLMSRKFDFQDLATVTLTQTYSAVVTRPIAEKLSDPGSFAIPCTIGNFAFAKALCDLGASINLMPLAIYKRLGIG, from the coding sequence ATGCTGGTTATATGTccgcaccatggtattccagatctgatgttggggcagcggttttacatgggattgtcagatagcgtgaagaacattgttgatgcttcagttggtggagcatttttgagcaaaacatggagagaaggccaGAGTCTGCTTGATAAGATGGCGcagaatttgggatggacaaccaggaatgcacctatcactccagtggttcactcagtgcccttagatccatccaactctatggctgaaaatatggccaccttattgacacagatgagtatactcactAAAAAGGTGGAAGAGTTAGGGCAGAAACAGCAGGTACAcatcgtagatactaccaatgggaaCTTGTGCATATCTTGCATTAGTCATCCAATTGTTAACCAgtggaatgcagaacatgatcatcatcactacctTGAATACATGAAcgatgtgtctaattatggaggccatagacagggtggtcagaattggggccaaCAAAATCAGACGTACATGCCAGTCCAGCCACAGTTCAACAATgggaacatgggaggtatgagacctcctAAAAATATGGCACTTTACCCAAGGCCACAGGGATATAACAATCAGAATCAGCAGCAGGGGTATCACCCTCCTCAACAGCATCATGGTGGACggcaggaagatgggtttgctagacttgaggcaatgatgcagcaggttattagGTCTAATGCAAAAATTAGTGAGAGAGTAGATGCACACGATTCAGCtatcaagaatattgaagtgcatatgggccaaatttcaatgtctctaaacaatcgtcctcatgggacattaCCTGCAGACACTCAAATAAACCCCaaagatcaaggcccgaagcaGTTGATGGTAGTGAGTCTACGGAATGGCAAAGATTTACACGTAGAGCAAGAAAGGGCTCGAGAGAGCAGACAGACTGAGACTCTCATACTAGTGCCCATTGAGTTAGATGAGTCAACGaaactgacagaggtgacagtCCAGCCTGCTCAGGAAGAACATAACATTCAGATTGAGAttgagaaagaagctgagacagcCCAGGAACAAGTAGTTGAGGTGGCAACTGATAAAGAGCAGtcccaaatcattgggaagaagagacctcctgtAATATTCCCTCAAAGGCTAGCTAAGCACCAAAAAGAGGAGCAGTACAAGAAATTCttagagatgctgaaacaaatccaagtaaatattccattgatagatgctttgaaagagaagcctgggtatgcaaaaatgatTAAGGACTTAATGTCTAGAAAATTCGATTTCCAAGACCTGGCCACGGTGACTCTTACTCAGACCTACAGtgcagtggtgactagaccaattgcgGAGAAGCTATCTGACCCAGGGAGCTTTGCAATTCCCTGCActattggtaattttgcttttgctaaGGCACTTTGTGATCTAGGGGCTAGcattaatcttatgcccctggcaaTTTATAAGAGGCTGGGGATTGGAtga